The DNA region AGAAGTGTAtgttaactaaaaaaaattattgtacaGCCCCTGCCATAAAATATTTCTGCGTATGCCACTGCGCCCAGCTTAGTGCTTACGGACTGGCGCAACGtcccccaaagatgaaacgactttcttCCTATCGAGGTGAaacacctcaaactcgtaggcaccgatgaacttgaattggagACGAGAACCGAACAATACAAACCTCCTAAAGGCGAATTAGAATGCTTGAGAGCTAGAGAGTagaaaatttattttgttgGTGTGTATCTCATCTCCCAAATCCACCTATAATTTATAGGCTAGGAGCTACCACATCAGAGGTTTTTGGCATTAAGACACCACAATAAATTTGTAGGTTACCTTAAATGAAAGATTATAGGTATTGGAGATGAAAAACTAAAAGCTTCTCACTTATTTCCTCCCACGTGTTCAACATCCAATTACATGACCTTCATGCTCTTTATAAAAAGAATTATGTGCACATTATTGTTTTATATGGTACGACAAATCAGAGCCAAAAGGGGTGGCCGGCTCAGCCCAACCTTTCATCAAGTATACGAGCAAAATTGAGGCAGGAAAAAATTCTGGCTGCAACAACATTTCTATGCACACAAATATACTAGTAGTAGATAAAATCAGGCTAAATCAGACCACTTTTGACGGCTCTAAGCCTCTAATGCTcgttaatttttaaattaactatCTCTATTGGGACcttttttaataatgtaaaatatataGGATATAGAGAACTCGAGGCATAATATAAAACGTTGGTAACATCTTGAAGGGCAATTTAAATTGTGATATGGGCCTAGTTCTATTAGGCACACATTTATGGCCCAAACCCGACTTGAGAAATAGATAATCACTAAAAACTGAGTAATGGGCCCAGGAATTTGAGAAAGCTATTAGGATTTAGGAATATACTGTATGTCTGTATAAAAGCATAAAgcagattttaaaattttggacATTTGTGGTGAAATCTTTTACCATTATTTTTGgaagaaattatattttatagttaCAGCTACAGAAACAGAATACTATGATTTAAAGATTCGTAAACAATAGATacatacttattttttttaaactttttattataataattgagAGCTTGTTGATGTTGGCTATAGTGACACGATTTCAATAATTGAGTCAGCTTGTTGTCTATGAATTGAAAACATATACCACTACTTATAAGAGCCATTTACTTTACGTTTTATATTAAAcgttttcaaatttcaataatgAATATTTATTAAGTGGTGAATATAATGATTTTATCTATAATGATTGAATGTTGAATATTTTTCATCTACAGAAAAACAAGGATCGTAGAGTAAAATAACCAAGTACTATACTACATATCAACagaggaaaataaaaagataaaacgatattatttgatatttaaataCTGCACTTCGTGAAATGGGAGGTCATTTCTTTCTTGATAGCTCTTCAAGAGTGAGGggacaattatttaaattattccaTGTATTAAAAATTcagaattttataattttttttaataaccTAATAAGCTCAATTCCAAAAGGAGTGGGTTACCACCAAGCTCAACATAATATACTACCTGTCTGATCTAGACTTGTCCAGCAATATCATTCTGCTTTAATCAATTGTACACCCACATGCATGTACCGGTTGTACCCTAATTTCATCATCTGATTGTGTAAATAATTGATTGCTGGTATTTCATATATGAATGACTCGAACCATAATAGTAGtatacaaaatttaaatgaatACTTCAGATGTTGCTCCAATTAAAAACTGCAATTCAAAATTTATCGTCGAGATTCAAATTTATCCATTACATTTAGAAGTTATCcattttattaattgtaaattaatgaAATACTACTAGTTATTATAAACATCAGTTTGTGTTGAGAATTGATTTATTAGGTGATAAGAATTTGTTTCTTTAATAATTATACTTATAAAAATTCAATTTGATGGTATTTTATAATATGATACGAATATAAATAAGCttttatttgtaaattgtaGCTCAATATGaaaaaagcaaataaaaaaaaaaactcatcaTGAAAAAGTCTTACATCATGAATGTTAGTAGAAGGAAAACACGTTCAAAAATATCAAGTACACTACTATATCAAATAATTATACTCacgataaaaaaacaaaatataaatataaagcAATATTTATATCAGGCATCAGATCTCAGCTTCGTTTCAGCCAATATCATCCCTCTCTAACCGCTCCTCGCGCTCTCTTCGATTGGGAAAACCGGTACGTAACTTTCTAGATCCAGTTTCGGATTCTGCATATTTCAATCGCGTAGGTGATATGATTTTCGATGTTTCGTTTCGTATTTAGATGTATTTTGCGCATCGCATCTGCTTGAATTTGTTTGTGTTGAAGCGAGTAGTAGTTGATCGGATTGATTGTCGAATTGATCGGTGTAGGTTGTGTAGGTGTTTCGATGCGTCTGAATTTGGTTCcgaattgattcaattttgtatGTGGTGATCCAGTTTGAAAACACTCTGAATTCATGACAACTAGCGGTTGATTTTGTTTTCGACTGAGTTATTTGCATAAGCGTGAAGGTACTGTGATTAATTAGACAATACGTTTTGGTTGCTATGGCCTCTAGTTGGCAAGCGATTTGATTCTAGCGCCGTGCCGGAGTTGTGGAGTGGAAATGAGCTTGCTTCAGCTTCCTATTAACAGAAATTTAATCTCTTTGTATAAAAGAGAGGCCTTGGTTATCAAGAAATCGAAATATGAGAGCAATTTACTGGTTGGTAAGAAATTAAAGGAGACTGCAGTTTAGTGGTGTTGGCTCGTAGTGTATCTTGAATGAACTGAGCCCTAGCAGACATTCTCAGTCAATATTACATAATTTAACTGTTTATATTTATGAGAGTTGATTTGGGACATGAAGAGAGATTGAATCATGTATGAAAGTTTTAGTTTAGCATTTATAGCTTACTCCTACAGTCCTACTTAATGTAGCTGGTGAGATTATTCTAATTTGGTCAGAAATATTGTGGATTTTTCAGGTTAAATATGGGTGCTGAAAACAACGTTGACATGGAGGAGGGAACTCTGGAGATAGGAATGGGTATGTTGTCTTCCGACGTACCTTATCTTCTCGTTGTTCACATGATTGTGCAGATGCTCATGTGGTCATCCCTTCATTGTTACCTTTCCACAGTTTTATTGTCTTCTTATATTTCTCCTTTGTGCATTTGACATCAgaatttattaaatgaaataaacAACATTTTTCTTTAATATGTCACTAATAATACTATCTTTTGATACAAAATATCACTATTATGAGCCAATATGAGTGCGGAGGGGAATGTTTTTAAAGGCTTTATGGTTTCCTTGATCTCTTAGTTTAAAGAAACATTGCTGGTGCCTGATGGAAACATTTGGATTTCCATTCCAAGTATCAaagtattgattttttttctatataataTAATTGGGGTTTCTTACACCCCCCCTGAATATTCGCAATACACCTAAGTTATGTCTTCAGACTCTTCACATGAGGAAGCTTGCCTTACAGTTATTAAGGATGCACTCCTAGTGTAAAATGCTTCTTGAAATATTCCCCACattattatttcttatttaatttaattcattccTCATTCTCAATTTCTCATTTTATTCTTGACATGTTTGCAGAATACAGAACTGTCTCTGGAGTTGCTGGACCTCTTGTCATCCTTGACAAAGTGAAGGTGAATTTCATATTGCCTTGTCAGCATTTCCTCCTTATGAGGCATCATTTGCACATGCTTCTCTTGGTTAAAATTTTTAGATCTTTTAAGTTTGAACAGGATTTATTTAGATGTCTTTCTCAAACTATGCCAGGGACCCAAGTACCAGGAAATTGTTAACATTCGCCTAGGAGATGGGACAACCCGACGTGGACAAGTATTGGAGGTTGATGGAGAGAAGGCTGTTGTTCAGGTGATCATAGCCACAAGttccaatattttttttatatctgaCTAGTTCTGTATCTTTGAAATTTGTGCTTTATTGTAACATATAAGTGTTTTTTTTAACGAATCTTCTGGTAAGAACTAAGAAGCAAGTGGCTTCTTCAGAAATTTTAGAGTAATAATGAAAATCTGTTCAGCTTCTTTCTAAAAGAACCTTAtttatattgttattatttgtAGTTCAGAAACTTCAGTATTATGAAGATAGTTGTTTAACTTTGAGGAGGCACTCACACATAGTAGTCACATACtattttgtttcttgttcatttgATCAGGTTTTTGAAGGAACTTCTGGAATTGACAATAAATATACGACTGTCCAGTTTACCGGGGAGGTACAGtcattctcatttttttttgctCTCAGAATCATGCTGTTAATTATGTCTCTTTTCTTGAATTATTAGAATCTTCTCATTTTTTCTGAATGAGATTACTTTTTTAGTACAAAAACCTGACTccttaaaattaattttttctttgatGCCTCCTTGAAATCAGGTGTCATAATAAATCTTTTATATCATGTTTGCAGGTTCTAAAGACACCAGTGTCGTTGGACATGCTTGGCCGTATCTTTAATGGTTCTGGGAAACCCATTGACAATGGTCCTCCTATTCTTCCTGAGGCTTACTTGGATATATCTGGCAAGTATCCATGGAATATTAGTTATACCACCATTATGCATATATGCGAAGTGGCCATGAGTTGATGTATAATTTAACATGTTACTGCAGGTAGTTCAATCAATCCTAGTGAGAGAACCTATCCTGAAGAAATGATTCAGACTGGAATTTCCACTATTGATGTCATGAACTCGATTGCTCGTGGACAGAAAATTCCTCTCTTTTCTGCTGCTGGTCTTCCCCACAACGAAATTGCGGCTCAGATCTGTCGCCAGGCTGGTCTAGTCAAACGACTGGAGAAATCTGATAATCTTCTTGAGGTGCTTTGGGGAAAATTACCACATAATTCACAATTGAATATTTTGCTTTGTTATAATTTATGAAAAAATGTGAGGTGATTCCTAAGCAACAGCATTGTTATTATAATCTACTCTGTTATGCAGGGTGGTGGTGAAGAGGATAATTTTGCCATTGTCTTTGCTGCTATGGGAGTCAACATGGAGACAGCTCAGTTCTTCAAACGCGATTTCGAGGAAAATGGATCTATGGAGAGAGTGACTCTTTTTCTGAACTTGGTGAGTAATGTGGACCTCCTTATTTGGGATTAGTTAATTTTATGCAAAACCCTGGATGAAGATTCTTCATTTATATTTCCTAATATTAGCGTTTCTGCAGGCCAATGATCCTACTATAGAGCGCATCATTACTCCCCGTATTGCTCTGACAACTGCAGAATATTTAGCATATGAATGCGGAAAGCATGTTCTTGTCATATTGACAGATATGAGTTCATATGCTGATGCTCTTCGTGAGGTAACTCCTGACAAAACATCCAGCTTTGTCTGTGACGTGTACTGATGAGATGGTTATCCTTATTTTTAACTGCTAATATAAAGTTTAACACGTCTCTGTTTTATATTTAAACCTTTCTAATTAGGTGGCCTGGTAAGCATCTTTTCTCAGTACTGTCATTCCTCGCTTTGACTTGATGTTTGTTTGTGTCAGTgttatttatgtataaaaaataatgtGCCTGACAAGGATAAACTACCTCCTTTTTAGGTGTCTGCTGCTCGAGAGGAAGTGCCTGGAAGACGTGGTTATCCTGGTTATATGTACACTGATCTTGCAACCATCTATGAACGAGCTGGACGTATTGAAGGGCGCAAAGGATCCATCACTCAAATTCCTATTTTGACCATGCCCAATGATGGTAATATATATGCCAACATTTGACATTATGTGGTGATCTTGTTTATACATAATATGTGTGTGTTATCTTTAATATGATAGTATCTTTGCAGATTAACCTTAATCTAATCTTTTGCTTGTTTGAATTGGACAGATATTACACATCCAACTCCAGATCTTACTGGTTATATTACTGAAGGGCAGATATACATTGATAGACAACTTTACAATAGGCAGGTAAACACACAGAGGCACTTTCCAGTCAATCTCTGGTTGATCATATACAAGCAATTACACCATAATTCACTCAAGTCTTAACTTTAGGTTTACTAGTTTTAATTCTTGGGAGtttatataaatttttgttGAGAAAGATGGTTCATATGATTTATTGTAGTGTGTTCTTGCCACTTTCTAATGACTGACTGTTCTGAAAATGGTATAATCCGTTAACAATTCGTGTCATCAGTGTGTTCCTTATGTTAAAAATGgatgcatttattcccatcaccTAGTTCCAGTATTTGACTGAATTAATGTTCTCGATCTTTACAGATCTACCCTCCAATCAACGTGCTGCCATCATTGTCTCGTCTAATGAAGGTTAGTTGAAAAAGTAAAATGCAGTTTATTTGGTTTGATCATCTCTGGAGGAATTATAGATAGTTCAGTGCCATGTTTTACAACGCCACTCTATTACTTTTGCAGAGTGCTATTGGTGAAGGCATGACTCGTAGGGATCACTCCGACGTGTCTAACCAGGTACGATTTCTATTTCATCAAAAAATATTAGTCTTCGCGGACATGATGTGGTAAAGCAGTGTTTCATTTGCTTTtgcatttgttttatttatctggctaaatttctttatttctttatgCTTAGCTCTATGCAAACTATGCCATCGGAAAGGATGTTCAAGCAATGAAAGCCGTGGTCGGAGAAGAAGCTCTTTCCTCAGAAGATCTGGTTTGTCATTTCCACTTATGTACATAAATCAATCACATCAACACAAGTTAAAAGAAATACTTACCAAAACTGCTTGAATGTGCAGCTATATCTTGAGTTCCTTGATAAATTCGAGAAGAAGTTTGTTGCTCAAGGGGCCTATGACACCCGCAACATCTTCCAGTCGCTCGATCTGGCATGGACACTTCTCCGGATCTTCCCCCGAGAACTGCTCCACCGTATCCCAGCGAAGACGCTCGACCAATACTACAGCAGGGATGCATCGAActgagagaggagagagagaaagtgagaaGCTCTTCCACTGGAGTAATTGTTTTGGCATCTTTGTGATATATTGTTTGGTGTATATTATGTTAGGTGTTTTTATCTCCTCTAGCTCTTTTGGAATAAGCGTTGTCGTCGTCGATCGGCGGCCCATGGAAGCCAAGTCTCTCCGGCAGGTGAAAGAATTTGATATTCTTTGGTAAAGAGAACCAGTTAGATCCGGTAATTATTTCGTGTTATTATTTCGTTCTAGGGAAGAAGAGTATATGTGGCTTCttttatactcctatttaaGAATCGAGAAACATTTTGTTGCTTACAGCCAGAACTATTTAttgcatgcattttttttcatGCAAGGGAGTTGTTTTCAACTTTTAAATGTCACTGGACTATTTTGTGTTCTGTATCTTCTTCATCAATAAGTGGGAATTTGCTTTCGTGTTTTAGTATAGTGCACTAATTATTTGAATTTAGATGGTATTTTACCAGATGAAAATCAATATTTGAATTCGAGTCCATAAGAGTCACTAGCACACTTTAACTATTCATTACTTTTGTATGCATATGTAAAAGCATGTTCTCCGTCGAGTAATTTTAAGTGCCTATTTTGATATGTTTAAGCAGTATAATCAACTCTTTCATCAATTATAATCTATCGAAATAACGAAGTGTGCATAATTCGAAGAGACGAAGAAGTTAACAGTGCCTTAATCGGGAAGACTTGAAGTGAGGTATTCTTGGATGAATTGATTGACATTGAATGCCATTTCCAGTCTCTCCCACCTCTCTTGCCGTCTGGTCTCCGCCTCTGACCGGCTATGATGGAACTGCGTTAGGCACGAGGAGTAGAGCAGCGGTTCCATCTCCACCAGCATCTCCTTCACATTCTGTGTAAGCTGGCGCACGCTTTTGCTCCAGTGCCCTCTCAGATTCTCTTCCATTCCTCCCACCACCACGGGAAGCACCTCTTCCGCTGCTTGCAACGCCATCTTCACAAACCGTTCATTGTTCCACATGTAGAGTGCTCGTTCTGCAACCTGCGAGTTTGGACTGATGAAGCACTTAGTTATCCGCTTGCACAAAGGCAAAGCAACAGCCTTATACTCTACAATCTCCATATTCTCAACCAAATCTTCAAGCTCCCCTATGAGCACAACTTCTTTCTGGCAGTTGGTGATTGGCCAGTACCGGAGAATCCCCCTAACGACGGCCACTCCTAGCAGCGGCTCCTTCTGCACAAACTGATAGACGCAGTAAGCCAACTGCTTGTGATATGCCTGCATCCCTTTAGGCCTGTGCAATGGCATCAGAACCCGCATCAAGAATATCCTATGCTCCTCCTTCAACGGCACACTAAACCCGTTGATGATCGTCCCACATATCTCCAGCAAATCCCCTATCCCAGCATGCCTCTCATCACCTTCGAATGTATGATGCAAGAAAATGTCGTTCATGGC from Salvia splendens isolate huo1 chromosome 9, SspV2, whole genome shotgun sequence includes:
- the LOC121748221 gene encoding V-type proton ATPase subunit B 2-like; this translates as MGAENNVDMEEGTLEIGMEYRTVSGVAGPLVILDKVKGPKYQEIVNIRLGDGTTRRGQVLEVDGEKAVVQVFEGTSGIDNKYTTVQFTGEVLKTPVSLDMLGRIFNGSGKPIDNGPPILPEAYLDISGSSINPSERTYPEEMIQTGISTIDVMNSIARGQKIPLFSAAGLPHNEIAAQICRQAGLVKRLEKSDNLLEGGGEEDNFAIVFAAMGVNMETAQFFKRDFEENGSMERVTLFLNLANDPTIERIITPRIALTTAEYLAYECGKHVLVILTDMSSYADALREVSAAREEVPGRRGYPGYMYTDLATIYERAGRIEGRKGSITQIPILTMPNDDITHPTPDLTGYITEGQIYIDRQLYNRQIYPPINVLPSLSRLMKSAIGEGMTRRDHSDVSNQLYANYAIGKDVQAMKAVVGEEALSSEDLLYLEFLDKFEKKFVAQGAYDTRNIFQSLDLAWTLLRIFPRELLHRIPAKTLDQYYSRDASN
- the LOC121748222 gene encoding serine/threonine protein phosphatase 2A 57 kDa regulatory subunit B' kappa isoform-like, whose product is MGANSNSPKSSSLKKMKSNTLKSLLQHDSMHSGIRLLHRSSEHDKILSLISCCAYTHAFSDPSPSETPLLHSFIKLLAVLKPMAKGKGQGHGPCLPDEILFPLFTMTQDHLFRPLPPPNTSITCILPDDDDLIATPSAAWPHLQHVYDILLCLVISMDSKTLGEYIKESFILNLLALFKSDDPRERERLKNVYHHIYSKLHGSRSFMRKAMNDIFLHHTFEGDERHAGIGDLLEICGTIINGFSVPLKEEHRIFLMRVLMPLHRPKGMQAYHKQLAYCVYQFVQKEPLLGVAVVRGILRYWPITNCQKEVVLIGELEDLVENMEIVEYKAVALPLCKRITKCFISPNSQVAERALYMWNNERFVKMALQAAEEVLPVVVGGMEENLRGHWSKSVRQLTQNVKEMLVEMEPLLYSSCLTQFHHSRSEAETRRQERWERLEMAFNVNQFIQEYLTSSLPD